A genomic window from Coccinella septempunctata chromosome 9, icCocSept1.1, whole genome shotgun sequence includes:
- the LOC123319870 gene encoding titin-like isoform X1, producing the protein MQNAGLQYGEGVTPVQESPFVTAPVQNSTSNSTSSLRQFRKKENVDKAAGAGGGLSAVNQDSTNSSHVARVAPHNHYPHKQNEYFRYPPQYQEYSSQYKEPTVKYSEIADPVIQPIPHLDHLPPSVLSKHKEKEYVDMCNIPQQSHINKAYPEHQFNGQQGYPPDMSMHHQYMHKEPQGSQMHSPYKPESQYIPKEGAFNHQIPPFLKYNIPQSRNYGPLDNASLTPFQRMDPHLARSFMTEHHHIREFPTEYSPMEQSRMYAQKQRYYPTPLPPSNTTYPPNYPHRNMTAQQYNYPSCNYPRSAQMNTSMGRYAMNMERSMSPRRTYAENMEIGMGFPPVPQKIQTGYPNYPAYAQHYQQRRPPAVPQDYYHHPQQHPHPRAHAQYMPNHHAQEMTENHVASNNIRQYLENWAEEEPTAEIPTTIENPKYISRLNRDETNEVYVINASELPQYLENGVPLIASENGQYIFKSNVSIDNTGAIKILDKTSGETGVLPADSQDRVVSLHIIENPKGDCLVNRPTTQEHQTAATINVIANHQSMDGNAQRPYHQPGYNRMNAPHQVSPIVQNGDASLNLSLHHSDSPRTPDKPTETYHEVPQQNSCIVIPSAQSRLNFDESLLPNPSSVPCEAKQKKDEGANAMISNVMNEEAILKEAHEELDKIVQDTLTSANMHMPMENHQVMKMDDGLNSRIPDYLNLDLDTSNPKDLRTGSPGVEENEAIIDLSTTSRRTSKSENEEQEISEKKEEKPVETHEELKKNDHLQDEATTIKHMPLIFDGFEEHTYQKSEKDNQDTENTVETSQEKKEETKEDDKGEITHVAENSEAPPVSPETPTEVSVLKTEEMGPANESKPETENEAVLPPEESVKREETTEVSVTTEEITEISATMEETTEISKTTEEPTEFPVTTEETTEVPLTKEETTEDLVTEEKTIEVSVTREETTEVSVTGEETTEVSLTKKETTEVLVTKEETTEVSVTREETTEVSVTGEETTEVSVTGEETTEVSVTKEETTEIPESDEDKTKSKLEYSEDKFIEIPRTGIKRKRIFSVDDIIYRIGSNSNQTLNNCEEIEKVSSENEADTAPQINTAPSQDNKETETQINTNPGQDSEEIESATQINTPPSQDNEETDETVKKNDLTEETKSYTENEENSIECSSEDKEVHCPDVESELSNLETKQNEENQDEETSEDKSQEVIGQISESTSFNGSECYINCKSGSEEEIDTNPQIDEERENTDISPMKDSAEVEVPSGEEVEEKRAFSNDASEENSENTTQEDENMEKSETTYLEVKISDETVENKGTSTVEELSEGGDNLKKTQNSSTKEETKQNSEIPLPVVPEGKEDLEKDKIEEIDETPMEKEENEVSEDLHLPEEAENLKRCLPETFSCKKEEAKTENGNKRMKLDTEDEEAIQENEDNKMDFVEEASQRPCRFSVIQRTEPSQREATVEVDAPKNETPSTKTVEEIEKNTPMKKEDLVEDHKKHTKEEITFEQRFVEPLLKKEVKDEQDEEKSQLEDFQYRSVLKIEENVVLLEICGELVEISVNQINGKKVITVVPISSSATVDINDNYEHLDRVSEHGVLETTQNELETLEMYQETCVGKTEENEDKSPPKTISSSEDEENLLRNEEITSTQPETMDIFEDIILNENEIIIGDESLEEEINLDLKSDELVVDQKPVLCTKASKKLYEDEQSQAPPKTHSSLREFRKVKTKPEPASPTQKVNVEVKDKKPLKSARAASRPKGGSQVAFQELIKQRKMRKEKIRLKYSQYVFGDDADKTQGVDEGSLEKEVRSEVRKVPKMVKVDKNQVCSAVHKVKGGDGAKKKDSEVKTKDKEKVRRRSVDENKQRINIIASVILKEPSSGANSDKKKTDEKPTSTSQLAVQPAPPTAQNFQEVRAPNEPEVARPPNALEKHPRFPKVSAPRDLSLTKHANEHYLSRKDHSNLKKKLSIQEYNSRKRKTEESKVPERAAKVARVEESKVCDDQRNRPKPSTIYSGKQFEKMANCVKDPRRLQFMNSERTGLLRCNSEEATTCRTLNISPFRSLSTGNTSDQSEPLLNRISIDNQLKNYKTAIPNQLILEINEPNTTNRRKTVDNKYESTGTVRRRVSFDDNVQINEVHTTQTKTVKIRQDSNSSCCEVTSSCSDNFEERTRDDCEDKNEGTNPKYQNSIVRRLQKSEVVRNDWEDSNSPKDCITDAFAHCFLEKNKLETLKGSKNKLIIDINDFDTSLIDNELKNSYQNSSKSNTSENGLKNYKEEVDLKLNSLNIQIPKTTKNRVPNEDDILMHKFLRKEQLSSEEIKQIRRIIYFKKKMQQLQINQQTTKPTEDNYEIKKTVENSPNKDLKLQLKKVDGKVKKKKKRFRNLYSESPETSENEVQETAGEFSVYGGENISGVKLIFKRKTDFLNLQPVVRLQRYAFIDSMAKKLRFE; encoded by the exons ATGCAGAATGCAGGGCTACAATATGGAGAAGGTGTTACTCCTGTACAAGAGTCACCTTTTGTTACTGCTCCGGTG CAGAACAGCACATCGAACTCGACGAGTTCTCTGAGGCAGTTCAGGAAGAAGGAAAATGTAGATAAGGCTGCGGGGGCCGGCGGGGGACTGTCTGCAGTCAATCAGGACTCCACGAATTCTAGTCATGTGGCCCGTGTCGCTCCCCACAACCACTACCCCCACAAGCAGAACGAGTACTTTAGATATCCACCCCAATACCAAGAATACAG TTCACAGTACAAGGAACCCACAGTCAAATATTCGGAGATCGCTGATCCAGTTATACAACCCATTCCACATCTAGACCATTTACCACCCTCCGTTCTGTCTAAACACAAGGAGAAGGAATACGTAGACATGTGCAACATCCCTCAGCAAAGCCACATCAACAAAGCGTACCCCGAACATCAGTTCAATGGGCAGCAGGGGTATCCTCCGGACATGTCCATGCATCATCAGTACATGCACAAGGAGCCGCAGGGTTCACAA ATGCATTCCCCCTACAAGCCTGAATCTCAGTACATTCCGAAGGAGGGCGCCTTCAACCACCAGATACCGCCGTTCCTCAAGTACAACATTCCCCAGTCGAGAAACTACGGACCCCTGGACAACGCCTCCCTGACTCCCTTCCAGCGGATGGACCCCCATCTGGCCAGGTCGTTCATGACCGAACACCATCACATCAGGGAGTTCCCCACCGAGTACAGCCCCATGGAGCAGAGCCGGATGTACGCCCAGAAACAACG ATACTACCCCACGCCTTTACCGCCATCAAACACGACCTACCCCCCCAACTACCCCCACCGGAACATGACGGCGCAGCAGTACAACTACCCGAGCTGCAACTACCCCAGATCCGCCCAGATGAACACGTCCATGGGACGTTACGCGATGAACATGGAACGCAGCATGTCACCCCGACGGACGTACGCTGAAAACATGGAGATCGGCATGGGCTTCCCTCCGGTACCTCAGAAGATCCAGACGGGGTACCCCAACTACCCCGCCTACGCCCAGCACTACCAGCAGCGCAGGCCGCCGGCCGTGCCCCAGGACTACTACCATCACCCGCAGCAACATCCGCACCCGAGGGCGCACGCGCAGTACATGCCCAACCACCACGCGCAGGAGATGACGGAGAACCACGTGGCCTCCAACAACATACGGCAGTACCTGGAGAACTGGGCCGAGGAGGAACCCACGGCGGAGATACCCACCACCATCGAGAACCCCAAGTACATCTCCAGGCTGAACAGGGACGAGACCAACGAGGTGTACGTGATAAATGCCTCGGAATTACCGCAGTACCTGGAGAATGGGGTACCTCTTATAGCGTCAGAAAACGGGCAGTATATCTTCAAGAGTAACGTTTCCATCGATAACACTGGGGCTATAAAGATACTGGATAAAACTAGTGGTGAAACCGGGGTTCTACCTGCGGACAGTCAAGACAGGGTGGTTAGCCTTCACATCATCGAAAACCCCAAGGGGGACTGTCTGGTGAACAGACCAACGACTCAGGAACATCAGACGGCCGCTACGATCAACGTGATCGCCAATCACCAGAGTATGGACGGCAACGCCCAACGTCCCTACCACCAGCCGGGGTACAACAGGATGAACGCCCCCCACCAGGTGTCCCCGATAGTCCAGAACGGCGACGCGTCCTTGAACCTCAGTCTACACCATAGCGACAGCCCGAGAACCCCCGATAAACCAACGGAGACCTACCACGAAGTGCCTCAGCAGAACTCCTGCATCGTCATACCCTCCGCCCAGAGCAGGCTCAACTTCGACGAGTCCCTCCTTCCCAACCCATCGTCAGTGCCTTGTGAAGCGAAACAGAAGAAGGATGAGGGTGCCAACGCGATGATCTCCAACGTGATGAACGAGGAGGCCATCCTGAAGGAGGCGCACGAGGAGCTGGATAAGATAGTCCAGGATACTCTGACCTCCGCCAACATGCACATGCCGATGGAGAACCACCAGGTTATGAAGATGGACGATGGTTTGAACTCGAGGATTCCAGACTATTTGAACCTCGACCTGGATACGTCCAACCCTAAGGACTTGAGGACCGGTTCGCCTGGGGTCGAAGAGAACGAGGCCATCATCGATTTGAGCACCACGTCTAGGAGGACCAGTAAGAGCGAGAACGAGGAACAGGAAATATCcgagaaaaaagaagaaaaaccaGTAGAAACACATGAAGAACTGAAGAAAAACGACCATTTGCAAGACGAAGCTACAACAATCAAGCATATGCCCTTGATTTTCGATGGTTTCGAAGAACACACCTACCAGAAGAGTGAGAAGGATAATCAAGATACTGAAAATACCGTTGAAACTTCCCaagagaagaaagaagaaaccaAGGAAGACGATAAAGGGGAAATAACACATGTAGCCGAAAACTCTGAAGCTCCTCCTGTATCTCCAGAAACCCCAACAGAAGTTTCAGTTTTGAAAACTGAAGAAATGGGTCCAGCCAATGAGAGTAAGCCAGAAACGGAAAATGAAGCCGTGCTTCCCCCAGAAGAATCAGTGAAAAGGGAAGAAACCACTGAAGTTTCAGTGACAACAGAAGAAATCACCGAAATTTCAGCGACAATGGAAGAAACCACCGAAATTTCAAAGACAACGGAAGAACCCACTGAATTTCCAGTGACAACGGAAGAAACCACCGAAGTTCCACTGACAAAGGAAGAAACCACTGAAGATTTAGTGACAGAGGAAAAAACCATCGAAGTTTCAGTGACAAGGGAAGAAACCACCGAAGTTTCAGTGACAGGGGAAGAAACCACCGAAGTTTCATTGACAAAGAAAGAAACCACCGAAGTTTTGGTGACAAAGGAAGAAACCACCGAAGTTTCAGTGACAAGGGAAGAGACCACCGAAGTTTCAGTGACTGGGGAAGAAACCACCGAAGTTTCAGTGACAGGGGAAGAAACCACTGAAGTTTCGGTGACGAAGGAAGAAACCACCGAAATTCCTGAAAGTGACGAAGATAAAACGAAGAGCAAGTTGGAGTATTCGGAAGATAAGTTTATCGAGATTCCCAGAACTGGAATAAAAAGAAAACGCATATTTTCAGTGGACGATATTATTTATCGTATCGGTTCTAACTCGAATCAAACTCTGAATAATTGCGAGGAAATAGAAAAGGTTTCAAGTGAGAATGAAGCTGATACTGCTCCTCAGATAAATACAGCTCCAAGCCAAGATAATAAAGAAACAGAAACACAGATAAATACAAATCCAGGTCAAGATAGTGAAGAAATAGAGAGTGCTACTCAGATAAATACTCCTCCAAGTCAAGATAATGAAGAGACAGATGAAACCGTCAAGAAAAATGATTTGACTGAAGAAACAAAAAGCTAcacagaaaatgaagaaaattcaatcGAATGCTCGAGTGAAGATAAAGAAGTCCATTGTCCTGATGTGGAAAGTGAGCTTTCTAACCTTGAAACGAAGCAGAATGAAGAAAACCAAGATGAAGAAACAAGCGAAGACAAGTCTCAAGAAGTTATAGGTCAAATTTCCGAATCAACCAGCTTCAATGGATCAGAATGTTACATAAATTGTAAATCGGGAAGTGAAGAAGAAATTGATACAAATCCTCAAATCGATGAAGAAAGGGAAAACACTGACATTTCTCCCATGAAAGACAGTGCAGAAGTAGAAGTACCTTCCGGGGAAGAAGTAGAAGAAAAAAGGGCTTTTTCGAACGATGCATCTGAAGAAAACTCTGAGAATACAACACAAGAAGATGAAAACAtggaaaaatctgaaactacCTATCTTGAGGTGAAAATAAGTGATGAGACTGTAGAAAACAAAGGAACATCTACCGTGGAAGAGCTTTCAGAGGGTGGCGATAACCTGAAAAAGACGCAAAACTCTTCCACgaaggaagaaaccaaacaaaattccgAAATTCCTCTCCCAGTAGTACCTGAAGGAAAAGAAGACTTGGAAAAGGATAAGATTGAAGAGATCGATGAAACTCCGATGGAAAAAGAGGAGAACGAAGTATCTGAGGATCTCCACCTACCTGAGGAAGCAGAAAATCTCAAGAGATGTCTACCTGAAACTTTTTCCTGCAAAAAAGAAGAAGCTAAAACTGAAAATGGCAATAAAAGAATGAAGCTCGATACCGAAGACGAAGAAGCAATACAAGAAAACGAAGATAACAAGATGGATTTTGTGGAAGAGGCTTCGCAGAGACCCTGCAGGTTTTCGGTTATTCAAAGAACTGAACCTTCACAAAGAGAAGCCACGGTTGAAGTAGATGCCCCGAAGAATGAAACGCCAAGCACAAAAACGGTGGAGGAAATAGAGAAAAATACTCCCATGAAAAAAGAGGATTTGGTGGAAGACCACAAGAAGCATACGAAGGAAGAGATCACCTTCGagcagaggttcgtggagcctCTGCTGAAGAAAGAGGTCAAAGACGAACAGGACGAGGAAAAATCGCAATTGGAAGACTTCCAATACAGGAGCGTGCTCAAGATCGAGGAGAACGTGGTCCTGTTGGAGATTTGCGGTGAATTGGTGGAGATTAGCGTGAACCAGATCAACGGGAAGAAGGTTATCACTGTTGTACCGATTTCTAGCAGCGCCACTGTGGATATAAACGATAATTACGAACATTTGGATCGTGTAAGTGAACATGGGGTCCTTGAAACCACCCAGAATGAGTTGGAAACGCTGGAGATGTACCAGGAAACTTGCGTGGGTAAGACTGAGGAAAACGAGGATAAATCGCCTCCTAAAACTATCAGCTCGTCTGAGGATGAAGAGAACCTTCTGAGGAACGAAGAAATCACCAGTACCCAACCAGAAACGATGGATATATTCGAGGATATAATACTGAACGAAAACGAGATTATAATAGGCGACGAAAGTTTGGAGGAAGAGATAAACCTCGACCTCAAGAGCGACGAGCTGGTGGTCGACCAAAAGCCCGTCTTATGCACCAAAGCATCCAAGAAACTTTACGAAGACGAGCAGTCCCAAGCCCCCCCCAAAACCCACAGCTCCCTCCGGGAATTCAGAAAGGTCAAGACGAAACCAGAACCGGCCTCACCCACCCAGAAGGTTAACGTTGAGGTCAAGGATAAGAAACCGCTGAAATCGGCGCGCGCAGCGTCCAGGCCGAAGGGAGGGTCCCAGGTGGCCTTCCAGGAGCTGATCAAGCAGAGGAAGATGAGGAAGGAAAAGATACGACTGAAGTATTCCCAGTACGTTTTCGGGGACGACGCGGATAAGACGCAGGGCGTCGACGAAGGCTCGCTGGAGAAGGAGGTCAGGAGTGAGGTTAGGAAGGTGCCCAAGATGGTCAAGGTGGATAAAAACCAAGTGTGCTCTGCCGTGCACAAGGTTAAGGGTGGCGACGGTGCTAAGAAGAAGGATTCAGAGGTCAAGACGAAGGATAAGGAGAAGGTTAGAAGGAGATCGGTGGACGAGAATAAGCAAAGGATTAATATTATAGCCTCTGTGATCCTCAAGGAACCTTCGTCGGGTGCAAATTCAG ATAAGAAGAAGACGGACGAAAAACCGACCAGCACCTCTCAGCTAGCAGTCCAACCGGCGCCTCCGACGGCTCAAAATTTTCAGGAGGTCCGGGCCCCGAACGAACCGGAGGTGGCCAGGCCCCCCAACGCCCTGGAGAAACACCCCAGATTCCCGAAGGTGTCCGCGCCCAGGGACCTCTCCCTGACCAAGCACGCGAACGAACACTACCTCTCAAGAAAAGAccattcaaatttgaagaaGAAGCTCAGCATCCAGGAGTACAACAGCCGCAAGAGGAAAACGGAGGAGTCCAAGGTGCCCGAGAGGGCGGCCAAGGTCGCCAGGGTGGAGGAATCTAAGGTGTGCGACGATCAGAGGAACCGCCCCAAACCGTCCACTATTTACTCGGGGAAGCAGTTCGAGAAGATGGCCAATTGCGTCAAGGACCCCAGGAGGCTTCAGTTTATGAATTCCGAACGCACCGGCCTTCTGAGATGCAACTCTGAG GAAGCGACCACTTGTAGAACGTTGAACATATCACCGTTTAGATCTCTCTCGACTGGTAACACCTCAGACCAATCAGAACCTTTGCTCAACagaatttccatcgataaccAATTGAAAAACTACAAGACTGCAATACCCAATCAATTGATCTTGGAAATAAACGAACCCAATACGACAAATAGGAGAAAAACCGTTGATAACAAGTACGAATCCACAGGAACTGTCAGGAGAAGAGTTTCCTTCGATGACAATGTCCAGATAAACGAGGTGCACACCacacaaacgaaaaccgtgaaaatCAGGCAGGATTCGAATTCTAGTTGTTGCGAGGTTACCTCATCCTGCTCCGACAACTTCGAGGAAAGGACAAGGGATGATTGTGAAGATAAGAACGAAGGTACAAATCCTAAATACCAAAATAGTATAGTTAGAAGGTTACAGAAGTCGGAGGTTGTCCGAAACGACTGGGAAGATTCAAACTCCCCCAAAGACTGTATAACAGACGCATTTGCCCATtgttttttagaaaaaaacaAGTTGGAAACCTTAAAAGGTTCAAAGAATAAACTAATAATAGATATAAACGACTTCGATACAAGTCTGATCGATAACGAACTGAAAAATTCGTATCAGAATAGTTCAAAATCCAATACTAGTGAAAACGGGTTGAAAAACTACAAGGAAGAAGTCGATTTAAAACTGAATTCGTTAAATATCCAAATACCAAAGACGACAAAGAACAGGGTACCAAACGAGGACGACATACTGATGCATAAATTCCTGAGAAAAGAACAACTCAGTTCGGAAGAAATCAAACAGATACGAAGAATAATATACTTCAAGAAAAAGATGCAACAGTTACAGATAAACCAACAGACCACTAAACCGACAGAAGACAATTACGAGATCAAGAAAACCGTGGAGAATTCCCCGAACAAAGATCTGAAATTACAATTGAAGAAGGTAGACGGTAAGGttaagaaaaagaagaagagatTCAGGAATCTGTACTCGGAGAGTCCGGAAACCAGTGAGAACGAAGTGCAAGAGACAGCCGGTGAGTTCTCGGTTTACGGAGGGGAGAATATATCGGGTGTCAAGTTGATTTTCAAGAGGAAAACGGACTTTTTGAACCTTCAGCCGGTCGTTAGGTTGCAGAGGTATGCGTTTATCGATTCGATGGCGAAAAAATTGAGATTCGAGTGA